A genomic segment from Desulfonatronum lacustre DSM 10312 encodes:
- a CDS encoding DEAD/DEAH box helicase, with translation MTEANNSQQSQIAGPNPELPEAELAGLPETLREGCARAGWSDLTLVQTKAIPYVLAGQDVMVQARTGSGKTGAFILPLLERIDVSRPDCQALVLTPTRELARQVAEEAKVLAGESGLNVVPVYGGVGYQAQRDAFRLGAHLVVGTPGRILDHLLGRNLTLDRLRTLIFDEADRMLSVGFYPDMRELQRYLPSSGYDAFMFSATYPESVIRLGREFLSEPAFLGLSGDQVHIAEIDHSFCVVPPMQRDKVLIRLLEMENPTSAIIFCNTKNNVEFVAAILKQYGFDAEDISSNLTQNKREEVLARIRSGNLRFLVATDVAGRGIDIPGLSHVFLYEAPEDPESYIHRAGRTGRAGASGSVVTLVDIMEKIELGRIANRFGIKMLERPAPEEADVLPALENRITVLLENMQRRLTLAQKERAARFLPTIPRFAESEDTAALLALLLDEMYQRSMNVSPPRPDVEAEPKRRKKPVVQVSQAAQADPSVAAARKKRRRRKPKAKIEGAETTAAENGSGGMGGAEG, from the coding sequence TTGACCGAAGCGAATAATAGCCAACAATCCCAGATAGCCGGGCCGAATCCTGAACTTCCCGAGGCCGAATTGGCCGGTTTGCCCGAGACGCTACGTGAGGGCTGTGCCCGGGCCGGGTGGTCCGACCTGACTTTGGTTCAGACCAAGGCCATTCCATACGTGCTGGCCGGACAGGACGTCATGGTTCAGGCCCGGACCGGAAGCGGCAAGACCGGGGCCTTTATCCTGCCTCTGCTGGAGCGGATCGACGTTTCCCGTCCGGATTGTCAGGCCCTGGTGCTGACTCCCACCCGGGAGCTGGCCCGGCAGGTGGCCGAGGAGGCCAAGGTTTTGGCCGGGGAGAGCGGGTTGAACGTGGTCCCGGTGTACGGCGGCGTGGGCTACCAGGCCCAGCGGGACGCCTTTCGGTTGGGCGCGCATTTGGTGGTGGGCACCCCGGGCCGGATTCTGGATCATCTGCTGGGCCGCAACCTGACCCTGGATCGCCTGCGCACCCTGATTTTCGACGAGGCGGACCGGATGCTTTCCGTGGGCTTCTACCCGGATATGCGCGAGCTGCAACGCTACCTGCCGTCCTCGGGCTACGACGCCTTCATGTTTTCTGCCACCTACCCGGAAAGCGTGATCCGTCTGGGGCGGGAGTTCCTGAGCGAGCCGGCCTTTCTTGGCCTGTCCGGGGATCAGGTGCATATCGCGGAAATCGACCATTCCTTCTGCGTGGTTCCGCCCATGCAGCGGGACAAGGTCTTGATCCGCCTGCTGGAGATGGAGAATCCCACCTCGGCGATCATTTTCTGCAACACGAAAAACAACGTGGAGTTCGTGGCGGCGATTCTCAAGCAGTACGGGTTCGACGCCGAGGATATTTCCTCCAATCTCACCCAGAACAAGCGCGAGGAAGTCCTGGCCCGGATCCGTTCCGGCAATCTGCGTTTTCTGGTGGCCACGGACGTGGCCGGACGGGGCATCGACATCCCCGGGTTGTCCCATGTCTTTTTGTACGAAGCCCCGGAGGACCCGGAGTCCTATATCCACAGGGCCGGACGAACCGGTCGGGCCGGTGCCTCGGGTTCGGTGGTCACCCTGGTGGACATCATGGAGAAGATCGAGCTGGGTCGGATCGCAAACCGGTTCGGGATCAAGATGCTGGAGCGTCCCGCCCCGGAGGAGGCCGACGTTCTGCCCGCGTTGGAGAACCGGATCACGGTGTTGTTGGAAAATATGCAACGCCGTTTGACCCTGGCCCAAAAAGAGCGGGCCGCCCGCTTTCTTCCAACCATCCCCAGGTTCGCCGAGAGCGAGGATACCGCGGCCCTGCTGGCCCTGCTCCTGGATGAGATGTACCAGCGCTCCATGAACGTCTCTCCGCCTCGTCCCGATGTCGAGGCCGAACCCAAGCGTCGGAAGAAGCCCGTTGTCCAGGTCTCACAGGCTGCCCAGGCCGATCCGTCCGTCGCGGCGGCCAGGAAGAAACGCCGCCGACGCAAGCCCAAGGCCAAGATCGAGGGAGCCGAAACAACGGCCGCTGAAAACGGGTCGGGGGGTATGGGCGGAGCTGAAGGCTGA
- a CDS encoding polyprenyl synthetase family protein, with product MHVLQGLLQDELPIINDHLARETRELPELVRAVAEHVLMAGGKRLRPLLTILFFRCVARDTGERISSAPSSFPYSPSGGSDIYPLACSMEFLHSATLLHDDILDASDLRRGRTTAHLVYGKTETILAGDVLLALANRLVAEYGDARLSWRVAEAIMRTASGEIQELEWIKRPTLSQEHYLEIITGKTAYLIQAACHCGALAAGGDEQAAQTALDYGINLGIAFQLTDDALDYSTTAEVAGKPVGNDLREGKLTLPLICYLETLPEAERLEILTWVRALGAAADPGALSVQDTARHGRVVQAVRDAGCVEETRARAARYVALAEKALSSLPECPERIALLEALQHTLHREK from the coding sequence ATGCACGTTCTTCAAGGCCTGCTTCAAGACGAATTACCGATCATCAACGATCATTTGGCCCGGGAGACCCGGGAATTGCCGGAATTGGTCCGTGCCGTGGCCGAGCATGTGCTCATGGCCGGGGGAAAGCGGTTGCGGCCTTTGCTGACCATTCTTTTTTTCCGGTGCGTTGCTCGCGACACGGGTGAACGCATTTCGTCCGCGCCTTCTTCTTTTCCATATTCTCCTTCAGGCGGATCGGACATTTATCCTCTGGCCTGTTCCATGGAGTTTCTGCACTCGGCCACGTTGCTGCACGACGACATCCTGGACGCCAGCGACCTGCGCCGCGGCCGGACCACGGCCCATCTCGTCTACGGCAAGACCGAAACCATCCTGGCCGGGGACGTGCTGCTGGCCCTGGCCAACAGGCTCGTGGCCGAGTACGGCGACGCCCGGTTGAGCTGGAGAGTGGCCGAAGCCATCATGCGTACGGCTTCCGGAGAGATTCAGGAACTGGAGTGGATCAAGCGGCCCACCCTGTCCCAGGAGCACTACCTGGAGATCATCACCGGCAAGACGGCCTATCTGATTCAGGCGGCCTGTCATTGCGGGGCCTTGGCGGCCGGCGGGGACGAGCAAGCGGCCCAGACCGCTCTGGACTACGGCATCAACCTGGGTATCGCCTTCCAGCTCACGGACGACGCTCTGGATTACTCGACCACGGCCGAGGTGGCCGGGAAGCCCGTGGGCAATGATCTGCGGGAAGGCAAGCTGACTCTGCCCCTGATTTGTTACCTGGAAACCTTGCCCGAGGCCGAGCGCCTAGAAATTCTGACTTGGGTGCGAGCCCTGGGCGCGGCGGCCGATCCCGGCGCTCTCTCCGTTCAGGACACGGCCCGCCACGGTCGGGTCGTTCAGGCGGTGCGCGACGCAGGCTGCGTGGAAGAGACCCGCGCCCGGGCAGCCCGGTACGTCGCTTTGGCCGAAAAGGCGCTTTCCTCCCTGCCGGAATGTCCGGAACGCATCGCTCTTCTGGAAGCGCTTCAGCACACTCTTCACCGCGAAAAATAA
- the nifJ gene encoding pyruvate:ferredoxin (flavodoxin) oxidoreductase, giving the protein MAKKMMSVDGNTATSYVAYAMSEVAAIYPITPSSTMGEVCDDWAAVGRKNAWGQVLSIREMQSEAGAAGAVHGSLAAGALTTTFTASQGLLLMIPNMFKISGELLPGVFHVSARAVAAHALSIFGDHQDIYSTRQTGFAMLASNSVQETHDMALIAHLCAIESSVPFMHFFDGFRTSHEIQKIEVENYEDMRALINMEALAKYRTRAMNPEHPHIRGTAQNPDIYFQGREASNPFYQKVPSIVAAYMEKVGKLTGRNYKLFDYVGAPDADRVIIAMGSGCETIEEVINHLLAKGEKVGLIKVRLYRPFAPDALFDVLPATVKTVTVLDRTKEPGALGDPLYLDVCTAALERGLTGVKFLGGRYGLGSKEFSPGMAAAVYQNMAQAQPKNHFVVGIEDDVTNSSLPLDPSFPDVTPVGTIQCKFWGLGADGTVGANKQAIKIIGDATDMFVQAYFAYDSKKSGGITISHLRFGKSPIQSTYLITQADYVACHNSAYVTQYDLLEGAKPGGTFVLNAPWSQNELETHLPDSLKRDIATKKMKFYTIDAVKIAQEVGLGGRINMIMQTVFFKLANVVPFEQAVAMLKDSIKKAYGAKGDKIVNMNTAAVDKATEALHSVDYPASWADLSGKAATPGQVPEFVSKVMRPMLAQQGDKLPVSCFTPDGIFPTGTSQYEKRGVAIMVPEWIAENCIQCNQCAFVCPHSALLPVLAMDDELAGAPASFDVVEAKGKELKGMKYRVQVDTLDCMGCGNCADICPSKEKALVMKPLATQTPAQVPNYDFAVTVPFKDTVMSRTSVKGSQFQKSLMEFSGACSGCGETPYVKVMTQLFGERMVIANATGCSSIWGASAPSTPYTVNKDGHGPVWGNSLFEDCAEFGFGIGLGIRHRRDRLAQLMEASLNNGVDGELASAMRSWLAGKDDPAASRAAGDKLKALLVDNSDPKLAEIKACADLFTKKSVWSFGGDGWAYDIGFGGLDHVLASGEDINILVMDTEVYSNTGGQSSKATPTGAIAKFAAAGKQIRKKDLARMLMTYGYVYVAAVGMGANKNQFLKALTEAESYKGPSIIIAYAPCINQGLKKGMGKTQEQTQKAVESGYWPLFRYDPRRALRGENPLVIDSKAPDGTIQDFLLTENRFAALAKSNPEDAKKLREAVDHEVNERWRILNLMAEANPYSETDVAPLPACVLTDTAEHTTPDTNIEPCDSGRGE; this is encoded by the coding sequence ATGGCTAAAAAAATGATGAGCGTCGACGGCAATACCGCCACTTCCTACGTAGCCTACGCCATGAGCGAGGTTGCGGCCATTTACCCCATCACCCCGTCCTCGACCATGGGCGAGGTCTGTGACGACTGGGCGGCCGTGGGCCGCAAGAATGCCTGGGGACAGGTGCTCTCCATCCGGGAAATGCAATCCGAGGCCGGCGCCGCCGGCGCGGTACACGGCTCTCTGGCCGCCGGCGCGTTGACCACGACGTTCACCGCTTCCCAGGGCCTGTTGTTGATGATCCCGAACATGTTCAAGATTTCCGGCGAGCTGCTGCCAGGCGTGTTCCACGTCTCGGCCCGGGCCGTTGCCGCCCACGCCCTGTCCATTTTCGGCGACCACCAGGATATCTACTCCACCCGACAGACCGGTTTCGCCATGCTGGCCTCCAATTCCGTTCAGGAAACCCACGACATGGCCCTGATCGCACATTTGTGCGCCATTGAATCCTCGGTCCCGTTCATGCATTTTTTTGATGGTTTCCGGACCTCTCATGAAATCCAGAAGATCGAAGTGGAAAATTATGAGGACATGCGCGCGCTGATCAATATGGAAGCCTTGGCCAAGTACCGCACCCGGGCCATGAATCCGGAGCATCCCCACATTCGCGGCACGGCTCAGAATCCCGACATCTACTTTCAGGGCCGGGAAGCCTCCAACCCCTTCTACCAAAAGGTGCCGTCAATTGTTGCCGCATACATGGAAAAAGTCGGCAAGCTGACCGGTCGCAACTATAAGCTCTTCGACTATGTGGGCGCACCGGATGCTGACCGGGTGATCATCGCCATGGGCAGCGGTTGCGAAACCATTGAGGAAGTCATCAACCACCTCCTGGCCAAAGGTGAAAAAGTCGGCCTGATCAAGGTTCGCCTGTATCGCCCCTTTGCCCCGGACGCCCTGTTCGACGTCCTTCCGGCCACGGTCAAGACCGTGACCGTCCTGGACCGGACCAAGGAGCCCGGCGCCCTGGGCGATCCGCTGTACCTGGATGTCTGCACCGCGGCCCTGGAGCGCGGCCTGACCGGTGTGAAGTTCCTGGGCGGCCGCTACGGCCTTGGCTCCAAGGAGTTCAGCCCCGGAATGGCCGCGGCGGTTTACCAGAACATGGCCCAAGCCCAACCCAAAAACCATTTTGTCGTAGGTATTGAAGACGACGTCACCAACAGCTCCCTGCCGCTGGATCCGTCCTTCCCGGACGTCACCCCGGTCGGCACCATCCAGTGCAAGTTCTGGGGGTTGGGCGCGGATGGTACGGTTGGAGCGAACAAGCAGGCCATCAAGATCATCGGTGATGCCACGGATATGTTCGTGCAGGCCTACTTCGCCTACGACTCCAAGAAGTCCGGCGGAATCACCATTTCCCACCTGCGTTTCGGCAAATCCCCCATTCAGTCCACCTATTTGATCACCCAGGCCGACTACGTGGCATGCCACAATTCAGCCTATGTCACCCAGTACGATCTGCTGGAAGGCGCCAAGCCCGGCGGAACCTTCGTGCTCAACGCCCCCTGGTCTCAGAACGAACTGGAGACCCATCTCCCGGATTCCCTGAAGCGGGATATCGCCACCAAGAAGATGAAATTCTATACCATCGATGCGGTGAAGATCGCCCAGGAGGTCGGGCTCGGCGGTCGGATCAACATGATCATGCAGACCGTCTTCTTCAAGCTCGCCAACGTGGTGCCCTTCGAGCAGGCCGTGGCCATGCTCAAGGACTCCATCAAAAAGGCCTACGGCGCCAAGGGCGACAAGATCGTGAACATGAACACCGCCGCCGTGGACAAAGCCACCGAGGCCCTGCACTCGGTTGACTACCCCGCCTCCTGGGCCGATCTCTCCGGAAAGGCCGCAACCCCTGGTCAGGTGCCGGAGTTCGTTTCCAAGGTGATGCGTCCCATGTTGGCTCAGCAGGGCGACAAGCTGCCCGTGTCCTGCTTCACCCCGGACGGGATTTTCCCCACCGGCACGTCCCAGTATGAGAAACGCGGCGTAGCGATCATGGTTCCGGAATGGATTGCCGAGAACTGCATCCAGTGCAACCAGTGCGCCTTCGTTTGCCCGCACTCCGCCCTGCTGCCGGTCCTGGCCATGGACGACGAGCTGGCCGGAGCCCCTGCCTCCTTCGACGTGGTCGAGGCCAAGGGCAAGGAACTCAAGGGCATGAAGTACCGCGTCCAGGTGGACACCCTGGACTGCATGGGCTGCGGCAACTGCGCGGACATCTGCCCGTCCAAGGAAAAGGCCCTGGTCATGAAACCCCTGGCCACCCAGACCCCGGCCCAGGTCCCCAACTACGACTTCGCCGTCACGGTACCCTTCAAGGACACCGTCATGAGCCGGACCTCGGTCAAGGGCAGCCAGTTCCAGAAGTCCCTGATGGAATTCTCCGGAGCCTGCTCGGGCTGCGGCGAAACCCCCTACGTCAAGGTCATGACCCAGCTCTTCGGCGAGCGGATGGTCATTGCCAACGCCACGGGTTGCTCCTCCATCTGGGGCGCCTCGGCTCCCTCTACGCCGTACACCGTGAACAAGGACGGCCACGGCCCGGTCTGGGGCAACTCCCTGTTCGAGGACTGCGCGGAATTCGGTTTCGGCATCGGCCTGGGCATCCGCCACCGCCGGGACCGTCTGGCCCAGTTGATGGAAGCCTCCCTGAATAACGGCGTTGACGGCGAACTGGCTTCGGCCATGCGTTCCTGGCTGGCCGGCAAGGACGATCCCGCCGCCTCCCGGGCCGCCGGCGACAAGCTCAAGGCTCTGCTGGTCGACAACTCTGATCCGAAACTGGCTGAAATCAAGGCCTGCGCCGACCTGTTCACCAAGAAGTCCGTCTGGTCCTTCGGCGGCGACGGCTGGGCCTACGACATCGGCTTCGGCGGCCTGGACCACGTCTTGGCCTCGGGCGAGGACATCAACATCCTGGTCATGGACACCGAAGTCTACTCCAACACCGGCGGCCAGTCCTCCAAGGCCACGCCCACCGGGGCCATCGCCAAGTTCGCCGCGGCCGGCAAGCAGATCCGCAAGAAGGACCTGGCCCGGATGCTGATGACCTACGGCTACGTCTACGTCGCCGCCGTGGGCATGGGCGCGAACAAGAACCAGTTCCTCAAGGCCCTGACCGAGGCCGAGAGCTACAAGGGACCGTCGATCATCATCGCTTACGCCCCCTGCATCAACCAAGGGCTGAAGAAGGGCATGGGCAAGACCCAGGAGCAGACACAGAAGGCCGTGGAATCCGGCTACTGGCCCCTGTTCCGCTACGACCCCCGTCGGGCCCTGCGCGGCGAAAACCCGCTGGTCATCGACTCCAAGGCCCCGGACGGCACCATCCAGGACTTCCTGCTGACCGAAAACCGCTTCGCGGCCCTGGCCAAGTCCAACCCCGAAGACGCCAAGAAGCTGCGCGAGGCCGTGGACCACGAGGTCAACGAGCGTTGGCGGATCCTGAACCTGATGGCCGAGGCCAACCCCTACAGCGAAACCGATGTCGCCCCGCTGCCGGCCTGCGTGCTCACGGACACCGCGGAACACACCACCCCGGACACGAACATCGAACCCTGCGACTCCGGGCGGGGAGAGTAA
- a CDS encoding AIR synthase-related protein has protein sequence MLWRVEVGLRPHVTDTLGNRVSRKISQELGLAVGDVRTIKVFTVAGLDEAQVRLVLERHVLHDPILHQASLEPLPVPETGFAWTLEVGFRPGVTDNEGRTAGQSVAMVLGLPTPRPKDFAVYTSTRYLLSGRLDESDARRIATDLLANELIQRFDLKSLAQWQAEPGFPARAAQVIGRPSDAVQSIPLSGLSDAELLEISRKGVLALSLEEMQAIRGYYERSDIRAARAAQGLPESPTDVELEALAQTWSEHCKHKIFNARIDYRITNPDGSRMAGGASKTINSLYKTFIQNPTALLRRRMGADDFCLSVFKDNAGVIRFDQGHNICVKVETHNSPSALDPYGGALTGIVGVNRDPMGTGLGANLLCNTDVFCLGSPFYDQPLPPRLLHPRRVLEGVREGVEHGGNKSGIPTVNGSLVFHERFLGKPLIFCGTVGIMPSVVAGRPSHAKEARPGDVIVMIGGRIGKDGIHGATFSSEELHEDSPATAVQIGDPITQRKMYDFLMTARDRGLYRAITDNGAGGLSSSVGEMAQDSGGCDLDLSLAPLKYDGLTPWEILLSEAQERMTAAVAPEELDAFLALARRMDVEATALGTFTDSGLFHIRFGDRVVGSLEMDFLHNGTPQMRLEAVWTPPEQHDVRIEPGGDIDHGGLLERILGRLNVCSKEYVIRQYDHEVQGGSVIKPLMGILADGPTDAAVLRPLLDSHQGLVVSHGICPKFSDLDTYWMTANAVDEAVRNAVAVGADPGRMAGVDNFCWCDPVQSEKTPDGRHKLAQLVRANQALAHYCLAYGVPCVSGKDSMKNDYSVGGVKISVPPTVLFSLVGVVEDVRACVSSDFKQSGDLIYLLGVTRSELGGSELADELADKLGVAGGPATGLVPQVDALANRRRYHTLHKAIRSGLVRAAHDLSDGGLGAALAEMAIGGRLGARIDLAPVPTCPHDLPVTTLLYSESSGRLLVCVAPDQASEFEALFTGQTLARIGHVDQNPTLRITNAEAPVLVASVERLAFAWKATMDW, from the coding sequence ATGTTGTGGCGGGTGGAAGTGGGCCTGCGGCCCCATGTGACGGATACCCTCGGAAACCGGGTCAGCCGGAAGATTTCGCAGGAGTTGGGCTTGGCCGTGGGCGATGTACGGACCATCAAAGTCTTTACCGTGGCCGGACTGGACGAAGCCCAGGTCCGTCTGGTCTTGGAGCGCCATGTGCTCCATGACCCCATCTTGCATCAAGCTTCCCTGGAGCCCTTGCCTGTTCCGGAAACCGGATTCGCCTGGACCCTGGAAGTGGGGTTCCGGCCCGGGGTGACGGACAACGAAGGTCGGACCGCGGGCCAGAGCGTGGCCATGGTCCTGGGGTTGCCCACGCCCCGGCCTAAGGATTTCGCCGTGTACACCTCCACCCGGTATCTGCTTTCCGGAAGGCTCGACGAATCCGACGCCCGGCGCATCGCCACGGACTTGCTGGCCAACGAACTGATTCAACGCTTCGACCTGAAGAGTTTGGCTCAGTGGCAAGCTGAACCCGGCTTCCCGGCCCGGGCCGCCCAGGTGATCGGTCGGCCCAGCGACGCGGTCCAATCCATTCCGCTTTCCGGCCTCAGCGACGCGGAATTGCTGGAGATCAGCCGCAAGGGCGTCCTGGCCCTCAGTCTGGAGGAAATGCAGGCCATCCGCGGCTATTACGAGCGGTCGGATATCCGCGCGGCCCGCGCAGCCCAGGGGTTGCCGGAATCCCCTACTGACGTGGAACTGGAAGCCCTGGCCCAGACCTGGTCCGAGCACTGCAAGCACAAGATTTTCAACGCCCGAATCGACTACCGGATCACGAATCCGGACGGTTCCCGGATGGCCGGGGGCGCTTCGAAAACCATCAATAGTCTGTACAAGACCTTTATCCAGAATCCCACGGCCTTGCTGCGTCGGCGCATGGGCGCGGACGACTTCTGCCTGTCCGTGTTCAAGGACAACGCCGGGGTGATCCGGTTCGACCAGGGTCACAACATCTGCGTGAAGGTGGAAACCCACAACAGCCCTTCGGCCCTGGACCCCTACGGCGGGGCCCTGACCGGGATCGTTGGCGTGAACCGCGACCCCATGGGCACGGGCCTGGGCGCGAACCTGCTCTGCAATACCGATGTCTTCTGCCTGGGCTCGCCCTTTTACGATCAGCCCCTGCCCCCTCGGCTGCTCCATCCCCGCCGGGTGCTGGAGGGCGTGCGCGAGGGCGTGGAGCACGGCGGGAACAAGTCCGGCATTCCCACGGTCAACGGCTCCCTGGTCTTTCACGAGCGGTTCCTGGGCAAGCCGTTGATCTTCTGTGGGACCGTGGGGATCATGCCGTCCGTGGTCGCCGGGCGGCCCAGCCATGCCAAGGAGGCCCGTCCCGGAGACGTGATCGTGATGATCGGCGGGCGGATCGGCAAGGACGGCATCCACGGGGCCACCTTTTCCTCCGAGGAGCTGCACGAGGACTCCCCGGCCACCGCGGTGCAGATCGGCGACCCCATCACCCAGCGCAAGATGTACGACTTTCTGATGACCGCCCGGGACCGGGGCCTGTACCGGGCCATCACGGACAACGGCGCCGGGGGCTTGAGTTCCTCGGTGGGGGAGATGGCCCAGGACAGCGGCGGTTGCGATCTGGACCTGAGCCTGGCCCCCCTGAAATACGACGGACTGACGCCCTGGGAAATCCTGCTCTCCGAGGCCCAGGAACGGATGACCGCCGCCGTGGCCCCGGAGGAACTGGACGCCTTCCTGGCCCTGGCCCGGCGCATGGACGTGGAGGCAACGGCCCTGGGAACGTTCACCGACAGCGGGTTGTTCCACATCCGTTTCGGCGACCGGGTGGTGGGCAGCCTGGAGATGGATTTCCTGCACAACGGCACGCCCCAGATGCGCCTGGAAGCCGTTTGGACGCCGCCGGAGCAACATGACGTCCGGATCGAACCCGGCGGTGACATCGACCATGGCGGACTATTGGAACGCATTCTTGGGCGGCTCAACGTGTGCAGCAAGGAGTACGTCATCCGCCAGTACGACCACGAGGTCCAGGGCGGCAGCGTGATCAAGCCCTTGATGGGTATCCTGGCCGACGGTCCCACGGACGCGGCGGTGCTTCGTCCGCTGCTGGATTCCCACCAGGGTTTGGTGGTCTCTCACGGAATCTGCCCCAAGTTCAGCGACCTGGACACCTATTGGATGACCGCCAATGCCGTGGACGAGGCCGTGCGCAACGCCGTGGCCGTGGGCGCGGACCCCGGGAGGATGGCCGGAGTGGACAACTTCTGCTGGTGCGACCCGGTCCAATCCGAAAAGACCCCGGACGGTCGCCACAAGCTGGCCCAACTGGTCCGGGCCAACCAGGCCCTGGCTCATTATTGCCTGGCTTACGGCGTGCCCTGCGTTTCGGGCAAGGATTCCATGAAGAACGACTACTCCGTGGGCGGGGTGAAAATTTCCGTCCCGCCCACCGTGCTTTTCAGCCTGGTGGGCGTGGTGGAGGATGTCCGGGCCTGCGTGTCTTCGGACTTCAAGCAGTCTGGAGATCTGATCTATCTGTTGGGCGTGACCCGCTCCGAACTGGGCGGTTCCGAGCTGGCCGACGAGCTGGCCGACAAGCTTGGAGTGGCTGGCGGACCAGCTACGGGATTGGTCCCCCAGGTGGACGCCCTGGCCAATCGCCGACGCTACCATACCCTGCACAAAGCCATCCGCTCCGGCCTGGTCCGGGCGGCCCACGATCTCTCCGACGGCGGCCTGGGGGCGGCCCTGGCGGAAATGGCCATCGGCGGACGCCTGGGTGCGCGGATCGATCTGGCCCCGGTTCCGACCTGCCCCCACGACCTGCCCGTGACAACCCTGCTCTACAGCGAATCTTCCGGTCGCTTGCTGGTCTGCGTGGCCCCGGATCAGGCATCGGAATTCGAAGCCCTGTTCACGGGCCAAACCCTGGCTCGCATCGGCCACGTGGACCAGAACCCGACACTGCGCATCACCAACGCCGAAGCCCCGGTGCTTGTCGCGTCCGTGGAACGTCTGGCCTTCGCGTGGAAAGCGACCATGGATTGGTGA